Sequence from the Amaranthus tricolor cultivar Red isolate AtriRed21 chromosome 1, ASM2621246v1, whole genome shotgun sequence genome:
aactaaaataattttaaagtagAAAAAATAGTAACTAAATGATCAATATTATTCCTTGAACGCCATAGACCTTAACGAAAGAATAATGAGTCCACATTTTAACAAACCAGCAAAATATAATTGATTATACAATACaaaattgaaatattatatgactattaaaaagaaatattattttagttaGTTTATATAAACTTTTTGTAATTGTAAATTAAATATCGAATGGAcaagaaaataacaataagtTGCAATTAATTTCAAGTTATAATTACCTTTGATATGACATTGCTtgttaataagaaaataagaaattttttatgaatgaaaaattacatttatttattaagaaagaaaactcaacaacaatatttatatagcatattttaattaattaaatacccAAAGTTATTTTCTTTACCTTTTCataataatgaatatatgataagtGCAACCATTCTATATAAATTCTTAAAGATAGTAGTAGTTTAGTACTAATACTACATATTTTTACCACAATTCTCAACtgttaaaaaaatctttttatgaAGTtagtaaacattaaaaaatatcgAGATTACAACtgctaaaaaatctttttatgaAGTTAGTAAGAAACATGTGAAAACCTTAAGCtatgtaataatatttaattgaaGTTAGTGAAAGATATATAGGGattataagcattattaaaatattaaaatgaggataaacagggttaattatattcaaaatttataatacaaatataaatattttttatagataCAACAATTAGAACAACTTAAAATAGCAAATagtaacaattttaaaaaacgaAAGCAGTAATATACTATCATATCCATATGTAACCAACTCCAACATTATCTCTCAAACCCCAAAAAAAAACACCCAAAAGAGAAAACATTGCTAGCTTAGTATTATGTCTCATATACTCCACAACACAATTATCATCGTTAAAGTAAGTGTCAATTATCTTAATGACGACgttaattttaaacatataatcgaacatgctttgtcttgtacctTGGAGAGGATCGATAAAGATGTGTTggatatgggtggtttaagattttgaacggttgatgagagttgcttgatcaaagcaacaaagaaagaagcagATTGTGAGTGGCTCGACCAGCTGCTCAATCGAGCAGAGCTtagctcgaccggtcgagcggtgttggctcggtcgagcaggaTGTCtagaacaagtcagtagcttcactggaagctcgctcgaccgagcgagatagtggctcggtcgagctGTAGTCCAGCAGACTATATTGGATTCTGTTTTTGGTTagaatttgtagtgactatgcaataatgtggtgcattactctattgtttattgtaatgtttattgtcatagttaattagggtattaattgggatgttacatgtgagtttatggtgatttatgagggaatattAAGAGTAATGAATACCTTGtgtataaataggattcatcactcatagtaacattcaccacaaacacacatattgagagggctattgcattgttagaacaCACATATTAAATATTCATGCACCCTAAtgtaatataattttacataattgCATTGGGTATAGGCAAACAAaacaatgattattgatgaagCAGTGAACTACATCTTAACCCAAAAAACAACCCTCAAAAACCTTCAAAAACAGAAGCTAGACAAGTTCCTTGGAGGCCTTGCTTTACTCTCAACAAGGGAGACATTCATGGCGGATCAAGCTGCCAACAACAATTCTGCAGGATCACATGATGCTTTTTCTGTTTCGGCTTCTGATCACCTTCCAGTAGGCATGAAAACATGGACATCTTCCAATGTGGTGCTTAATATCTGTGGAAATGATGCTCAATTTTCAGTTTATGCACCCAAGAAGGCTGGACAGTTTACTGCTATTTGTGGTGTTCTTGACAAGTATAAGTTGAAGGAAACCTATGTTAATATATCATCTGAGGTTAATCGCTATGTTTACATCATTCAGGCGAATGTAAGTTATTTAATTTTGCATCCGGGTTTTAATTCATAGAGTATATTGCAATtcattaactttaattttttctcatataTACTCCCTATGTCCCATATACATCTAAGATAAAGATGGTAGTTTTTATGaaattagtaataaatgaaaaaaaaaaaatttgtgaatggaattaaaaaaaaaactcactaTAAAAAAGTTACTGACTAAGAAATGAGTCCCCTTTTAGTTTGGAAAATGGCTTTGGCAACTAGATTGAAAtggaccaaaatgaaaaatataaattatatggggatcattatctaaaaatataaataatgtaaatttgatAGAATGAACCAAAATACAAAATACTGCAAATTTAGTGGGGCGAAAAGAGTATATTCAATGGTCGTTAAACTTGAAAACTCATAATATAGGAATAAGGATGGGGTTATGAGTTCTAAATCTTATTGAACCGGCACTAGACTTAGCTTGCCTCTAATTTTAGGATTTAAGTCTAGTTTTTTGAGACTCAACGGAttcaagttaaaaaaaataataataatcaccttaGACCTAAACCAAACCCTCTCTCATGAACCACCGAGACCCGTCGTACCAACTCTAGACCTGATCTTTATACagctcaaaataaattttaaatttattttgtacatatttctatatttataaTGACTCAATTTAGACGTAGTCTAAATTACGATGACAGCctaatttaaattgtttttacatATTAGGTGGCAAAAGAGGGTTTTCAAAACCAGTTCTCAGCAGAAAGCATAGAAGAAGTATCCAAGCAAGCAGCAACTGAGATAATGTCGTTGATCTCATATTGATCAACTACCTGAGTTTCCATTTCCaaactttattaattagtaataaataaatgagGAAGATTATTAAAATCATTGCATGATAAAACTTAAGTACattattttctttctcttggatgattttattttcttgagATTCTTCTTTATTCGAAGATGAACTAATTATATTTTTCGGTTGAGACAATCaaattaaaggttttttagttttttgttgttaaagtgTTGGCGATATTTTTCGTGCTTTAATGTGTCTTAGAGTTGTTAAACACAGACTCATTAATTCGACATTTATCTAATTTAGTAATCTaaattgactatgattttttgttGAGAATTTGTATTGTTAAAATGAAAAGCGTAAGTATCATATAATGgatgaaatattaaattttgaCATCTATTTACtaataaattctaaattttttttttctccaacaAGCAATTTTAATCATTTGACTGTGTAATTATCTCTCCATTTCTTTTAAGTAATGGAGAACGTTGTTGGAGGCAAAATGtaatataaaatacaaattttcaaattagaaATTTTCACGGTGAGACTATCttta
This genomic interval carries:
- the LOC130825719 gene encoding transcription factor bHLH95-like, coding for MSQEGKEAMGKKSNHEKHKMTERERRKKMNCLYSNLHSLLPNPPPKANKTMIIDEAVNYILTQKTTLKNLQKQKLDKFLGGLALLSTRETFMADQAANNNSAGSHDAFSVSASDHLPVGMKTWTSSNVVLNICGNDAQFSVYAPKKAGQFTAICGVLDKYKLKETYVNISSEVNRYVYIIQANVAKEGFQNQFSAESIEEVSKQAATEIMSLISY